A section of the Nitrospiria bacterium genome encodes:
- a CDS encoding sigma-70 family RNA polymerase sigma factor encodes MSLSDEELVQRVQTGDGSAFDTLVERYQESAFRIAQGMVRNQDDAKDLSQEAFVKAYQGIGRFEKKATFFTWFCRILINLCIDHQRWRKRWFFWTPSAFQEGKGSPVAVEREMSHPNPPIDPGRLLEQQELKEKIRTCIDSLPPMQRMVFILRHYQDMPIGDISLVLNVAEGTVKSHLFRGALNLRKQLKRFVSGEEE; translated from the coding sequence ATGTCCCTTTCTGACGAGGAATTGGTCCAGAGAGTTCAAACTGGAGATGGGTCCGCCTTCGATACTCTTGTGGAAAGGTACCAGGAAAGTGCCTTTCGAATTGCGCAGGGTATGGTTAGAAACCAGGATGATGCCAAAGATCTTTCCCAAGAGGCCTTCGTTAAGGCCTACCAGGGAATCGGTCGGTTTGAGAAAAAAGCCACTTTTTTTACCTGGTTTTGCCGGATTCTGATTAACCTTTGCATTGATCATCAGCGCTGGAGAAAGCGGTGGTTTTTCTGGACCCCTTCCGCTTTTCAAGAAGGGAAGGGGTCTCCGGTTGCAGTGGAGAGGGAGATGAGCCACCCCAATCCTCCTATTGATCCAGGGCGCCTTCTGGAACAGCAGGAGCTAAAAGAAAAAATCAGGACCTGTATTGACTCTTTGCCACCCATGCAGCGAATGGTTTTTATTTTAAGACATTACCAGGATATGCCTATTGGGGATATTTCACTGGTATTGAATGTAGCCGAGGGAACCGTGAAAAGCCATTTGTTCAGAGGGGCGCTAAATCTACGGAAACAGTTGAAACGGTTTGTTTCAGGGGAAGAAGAATGA